A single region of the Melopsittacus undulatus isolate bMelUnd1 chromosome 10, bMelUnd1.mat.Z, whole genome shotgun sequence genome encodes:
- the EPB41L1 gene encoding band 4.1-like protein 1 isoform X6 encodes MVAEGLSGTIGDKEESPRMVLQMEEIETQSPSSAVPEHGHPHTTAGSERDKPSSPAPVSFPHQSTPVPAEPAPGTETEARDVSQGTSPGRVVAIARDVNPAAEVAGREASPVVGRGEPTDVSSVSEVAIPWGTNPESEEQPQDAAWKPCQDTSPVTRGLPQNTDAAPEPIQVRDPATGEVAQDIDTVTTRATQSKVHATEEPLQEEKPMIKEFSSGKLTRDEGCGMEELSHDKSPCIEELPAKAEEPEQQTIIRDQPQEGPMAEGLLHTADPKAQEPPWDLEFNVGQDLRCRSPTVGETARDSDLTLGQPTQDESPPKEDADVLHSNAPVAGLCQGSKTYRLSTLIFEGGEELQVSSGTHPIESGSLLCMAGRTGAVSQEHGDVVSGSCQDNDSYRKTSVASKIKMFEQREEDRRAAQEEQESMPEAGTAAEAMGKMHLAMPVTPVGPASSVGSSALGQGAGSGDTSQALSLKEDVSVDVEQEGEDSADLASPDSGCELTLAEAVSKSQEPSGEEKDLSDPSIKSSLKEENLKTAVPVVSQRAGLREGTEERAKPPRHRAPESDTGDEEQDQEKDSVFLKDNHLAIERKCSSITVSSTSSLEAEVDFTVIGDFHGTAFEDISRSLPELDKDKSETEDEGLVSFRDIDKVVPGLEEDVKGGEKVSQPRPDASQLESSAPKTDAVTIGQGLGMKKPEADGSAPHQDHSTKAGKGAVPSTDLRSLSPITSSSAGKDVLTSIFSATAETLSTSTTTHVTKTVKGGFSETRIEKRIIITGDEDVDQDQALALAIKEAKLQHPDMLVTKAVVYRETEPSPEERDKKPQSSW; translated from the exons ATGGTAGCGGAGGGGCTCTCAGGAACGATTGGTGACAAGGAAGAAAGTCCCAGAATGGTTCTTCAGATGGAAGAGATCGAGACCCAGTCGCCTTCATCAGCTGTGCCCGAGCATGGCCACCCTCACACCACTGCAGGGTCAGAGCGGGATAAACCCAGCTCTCCTGCCCCTGTGTCCTTTCCTCATCAGTCCAcccctgtccctgcagagccAGCCCCAGGCACTGAGACTGAGGCCAGAGATGTGTCCCAGGGCACCAGCCCTGGGAGAGTTGTGGCCATAGCCAGGGATGTGAACCCTGCAGCAGAGGTGGCAGGCAGAGAAGCAAGCCCTGTGGTAGGCAGAGGAGAACCCACGGATGTGAGCTCTGTATCAGAGGTGGCAATACCCTGGGGCACCAATCCTGAATCTGAAGAACAACCCCAAGATGCTGCATGGAAACCATGCCAAGATACAAGCCCTGTCACAAGAGGACTACCCCAAAACACAGATGCTGCACCAGAGCCCATCCAGGTCAGAGACCCAGCCACAGGGGAAGTAGCCCAGGACATTGATACTGTCACAACAAGGGCAACCCAGAGCAAAGTCCATGCTACAGAAGAGCCACTCCAGGAGGAGAAGCCCATGATAAAAGAGTTCTCATCAGGGAAGTTGACCAGAGATGAAGGCTGTGGGATGGAAGAATTGTCCCATGACAAAAGCCCTTGCATAGAAGAGCTGCCTGCCAAGGCAGAAGAACCAGAACAACAGACCATAATAAGAGACCAGCCTCAAGAGGGTCCCATGGCTGAAGGGCTGCTCCACACTGCAGATCCCAAAGCGCAGGAGCCACCCTGGGACTTGGAGTTTAATGTAGGACAAGATCTACGGTGCAGGAGCCCTACAGTAGGAGAAACTGCCAGGGACAGTGACCTTACCCTGGGGCAGCCAACACAGGATGAGTCCCCTCCCAAAGAAGATGCTGATGTCCTGCACTCCAACGCCCCTGTAGCAGGATTGTGTCAAGGAAGCAAGACCTACCGGCTCTCTACCTTGATCTTTGAAGGAGGGGAAGAGCTGCAAGTGAGCAGTGGGACACATCCAATAGAGTCGGGGTCGTTGCTGTGCATGGCTGGGAGGACAGGAGCTGTGTCCCAGGAGCATGGGGACGTGGTCTCGGGCAGCTGTCAGGACAACGACAGCTACAGGAAAACCTCCGTGGCCTCCAAGATTAAGATGTTTGAGCAAAGAGAAGAGGATCGAAGGGCAGCCCAGGAGGAGCAAGAGTCTATGCCTGAAGCTgggacagcagcagaagcaatgGGGAAGATGCATCTGGCAATGCCTGTGACTCCAGTGGGACCTGCATCCAGTGTGGGCTCATCAGCCCTTGGGCAAGGGGCTGGTTCAGGAGACACCTCCCAGGCTCTGTCTCTGAAGGAAGATGTTTCTGTTGACGtggagcaggaaggagaagacaGTGCTGACCTGGCCTCCCCCGACTCTGGCTGTGAACTCACACTGGCGGAAGCCGTG AGCAAATCTCAGGAACCaagtggggaagaaaaggatttATCTGACCCGTCAATAAAATCCAGCCTGAAAGAAGAGAATTTAAAGACTGCTGTTCCAGTGGTCTCCCAG AGAGCGGGCTTGAGGGAGGGCACAGAGGAGAGAGCTAAGCCACCGCGGCACAGGGCTCCCGAGAGCGACACCGGCGATgaggagcaggaccaggagaAGGACTCGGTCTTTCTGAAGGACAACCACTTGGCCATCGAGCGCAAGTGCTCCAGCATCACGGTCAGTTCAACCTCCAGCCTGGAAGCAGAGGTGGACTTCACAGTGATCGGTGACTTCCACGGCACAGCCTTTGAGGACATCTCCCGGAGCCTGCCTGAGCTGGACAAAGACAAGAGTGAAACGGAAGATGAAGGCCTGGTTTCCTTCCGGGACATTGACAAAGTAGTTCCAGGACTGGAAGAGGATGTCAAAGGCGGGGAGAAGGTCTCCCAGCCCAGGCCAGATGCCTCCCAGCTAGAG tcATCAGCCCCGAAAACTGATGCTGTGACCATCGGCCAGGGGCTGGGCATGAAGAAGCCTGAAGCAGATGGCTCTGCTCCCCACCAG GATCACAGCACCAAGGCTGGGAAAGGGGCTGTTCCCTCAACAGATCTTCGCTCCCTCTCACCG atcaccagcagctctgctgggaaggACGTGCTCACCAGCATATTCAGTGCCACTGCGGAAACCCTCTCGACTTCCACCACTACCCACGTTACCAAG ACTGTGAAAGGAGGGTTTTCTGAGACCCGAATAGAGAAGCGCATCATTATCACAGGAGATGAAGATGTGGACCAGGACCAG GCACTGGCTTTAGCAATCAAAGAGGCAAAACTACAGCATCCTGACATGCTGGTAACCAAAGCTGTGGTATACAGAGAAACAGAACCTTCTCCAGAGGAACGGGACAAGAAACCTCAG AGCTCCTGGTAA
- the EPB41L1 gene encoding band 4.1-like protein 1 isoform X3 → MVAEGLSGTIGDKEESPRMVLQMEEIETQSPSSAVPEHGHPHTTAGSERDKPSSPAPVSFPHQSTPVPAEPAPGTETEARDVSQGTSPGRVVAIARDVNPAAEVAGREASPVVGRGEPTDVSSVSEVAIPWGTNPESEEQPQDAAWKPCQDTSPVTRGLPQNTDAAPEPIQVRDPATGEVAQDIDTVTTRATQSKVHATEEPLQEEKPMIKEFSSGKLTRDEGCGMEELSHDKSPCIEELPAKAEEPEQQTIIRDQPQEGPMAEGLLHTADPKAQEPPWDLEFNVGQDLRCRSPTVGETARDSDLTLGQPTQDESPPKEDADVLHSNAPVAGLCQGSKTYRLSTLIFEGGEELQVSSGTHPIESGSLLCMAGRTGAVSQEHGDVVSGSCQDNDSYRKTSVASKIKMFEQREEDRRAAQEEQESMPEAGTAAEAMGKMHLAMPVTPVGPASSVGSSALGQGAGSGDTSQALSLKEDVSVDVEQEGEDSADLASPDSGCELTLAEASKSQEPSGEEKDLSDPSIKSSLKEENLKTAVPVVSQRAGLREGTEERAKPPRHRAPESDTGDEEQDQEKDSVFLKDNHLAIERKCSSITVSSTSSLEAEVDFTVIGDFHGTAFEDISRSLPELDKDKSETEDEGLVSFRDIDKVVPGLEEDVKGGEKVSQPRPDASQLESSAPKTDAVTIGQGLGMKKPEADGSAPHQVGTTDAAQVEGGTPGSRDTTATAHAGTTEPDHSTKAGKGAVPSTDLRSLSPITSSSAGKDVLTSIFSATAETLSTSTTTHVTKTVKGGFSETRIEKRIIITGDEDVDQDQALALAIKEAKLQHPDMLVTKAVVYRETEPSPEERDKKPQSSW, encoded by the exons ATGGTAGCGGAGGGGCTCTCAGGAACGATTGGTGACAAGGAAGAAAGTCCCAGAATGGTTCTTCAGATGGAAGAGATCGAGACCCAGTCGCCTTCATCAGCTGTGCCCGAGCATGGCCACCCTCACACCACTGCAGGGTCAGAGCGGGATAAACCCAGCTCTCCTGCCCCTGTGTCCTTTCCTCATCAGTCCAcccctgtccctgcagagccAGCCCCAGGCACTGAGACTGAGGCCAGAGATGTGTCCCAGGGCACCAGCCCTGGGAGAGTTGTGGCCATAGCCAGGGATGTGAACCCTGCAGCAGAGGTGGCAGGCAGAGAAGCAAGCCCTGTGGTAGGCAGAGGAGAACCCACGGATGTGAGCTCTGTATCAGAGGTGGCAATACCCTGGGGCACCAATCCTGAATCTGAAGAACAACCCCAAGATGCTGCATGGAAACCATGCCAAGATACAAGCCCTGTCACAAGAGGACTACCCCAAAACACAGATGCTGCACCAGAGCCCATCCAGGTCAGAGACCCAGCCACAGGGGAAGTAGCCCAGGACATTGATACTGTCACAACAAGGGCAACCCAGAGCAAAGTCCATGCTACAGAAGAGCCACTCCAGGAGGAGAAGCCCATGATAAAAGAGTTCTCATCAGGGAAGTTGACCAGAGATGAAGGCTGTGGGATGGAAGAATTGTCCCATGACAAAAGCCCTTGCATAGAAGAGCTGCCTGCCAAGGCAGAAGAACCAGAACAACAGACCATAATAAGAGACCAGCCTCAAGAGGGTCCCATGGCTGAAGGGCTGCTCCACACTGCAGATCCCAAAGCGCAGGAGCCACCCTGGGACTTGGAGTTTAATGTAGGACAAGATCTACGGTGCAGGAGCCCTACAGTAGGAGAAACTGCCAGGGACAGTGACCTTACCCTGGGGCAGCCAACACAGGATGAGTCCCCTCCCAAAGAAGATGCTGATGTCCTGCACTCCAACGCCCCTGTAGCAGGATTGTGTCAAGGAAGCAAGACCTACCGGCTCTCTACCTTGATCTTTGAAGGAGGGGAAGAGCTGCAAGTGAGCAGTGGGACACATCCAATAGAGTCGGGGTCGTTGCTGTGCATGGCTGGGAGGACAGGAGCTGTGTCCCAGGAGCATGGGGACGTGGTCTCGGGCAGCTGTCAGGACAACGACAGCTACAGGAAAACCTCCGTGGCCTCCAAGATTAAGATGTTTGAGCAAAGAGAAGAGGATCGAAGGGCAGCCCAGGAGGAGCAAGAGTCTATGCCTGAAGCTgggacagcagcagaagcaatgGGGAAGATGCATCTGGCAATGCCTGTGACTCCAGTGGGACCTGCATCCAGTGTGGGCTCATCAGCCCTTGGGCAAGGGGCTGGTTCAGGAGACACCTCCCAGGCTCTGTCTCTGAAGGAAGATGTTTCTGTTGACGtggagcaggaaggagaagacaGTGCTGACCTGGCCTCCCCCGACTCTGGCTGTGAACTCACACTGGCGGAAGCC AGCAAATCTCAGGAACCaagtggggaagaaaaggatttATCTGACCCGTCAATAAAATCCAGCCTGAAAGAAGAGAATTTAAAGACTGCTGTTCCAGTGGTCTCCCAG AGAGCGGGCTTGAGGGAGGGCACAGAGGAGAGAGCTAAGCCACCGCGGCACAGGGCTCCCGAGAGCGACACCGGCGATgaggagcaggaccaggagaAGGACTCGGTCTTTCTGAAGGACAACCACTTGGCCATCGAGCGCAAGTGCTCCAGCATCACGGTCAGTTCAACCTCCAGCCTGGAAGCAGAGGTGGACTTCACAGTGATCGGTGACTTCCACGGCACAGCCTTTGAGGACATCTCCCGGAGCCTGCCTGAGCTGGACAAAGACAAGAGTGAAACGGAAGATGAAGGCCTGGTTTCCTTCCGGGACATTGACAAAGTAGTTCCAGGACTGGAAGAGGATGTCAAAGGCGGGGAGAAGGTCTCCCAGCCCAGGCCAGATGCCTCCCAGCTAGAG tcATCAGCCCCGAAAACTGATGCTGTGACCATCGGCCAGGGGCTGGGCATGAAGAAGCCTGAAGCAGATGGCTCTGCTCCCCACCAGGTTGGCACCACAGATGCAGCCCAG GTGGAAGGAGGCACCCCAGGCAGCAGGGACACTACAGCCACTGCTCACGCTGGCACCACAGAGCCA GATCACAGCACCAAGGCTGGGAAAGGGGCTGTTCCCTCAACAGATCTTCGCTCCCTCTCACCG atcaccagcagctctgctgggaaggACGTGCTCACCAGCATATTCAGTGCCACTGCGGAAACCCTCTCGACTTCCACCACTACCCACGTTACCAAG ACTGTGAAAGGAGGGTTTTCTGAGACCCGAATAGAGAAGCGCATCATTATCACAGGAGATGAAGATGTGGACCAGGACCAG GCACTGGCTTTAGCAATCAAAGAGGCAAAACTACAGCATCCTGACATGCTGGTAACCAAAGCTGTGGTATACAGAGAAACAGAACCTTCTCCAGAGGAACGGGACAAGAAACCTCAG AGCTCCTGGTAA
- the EPB41L1 gene encoding band 4.1-like protein 1 isoform X1: protein MVAEGLSGTIGDKEESPRMVLQMEEIETQSPSSAVPEHGHPHTTAGSERDKPSSPAPVSFPHQSTPVPAEPAPGTETEARDVSQGTSPGRVVAIARDVNPAAEVAGREASPVVGRGEPTDVSSVSEVAIPWGTNPESEEQPQDAAWKPCQDTSPVTRGLPQNTDAAPEPIQVRDPATGEVAQDIDTVTTRATQSKVHATEEPLQEEKPMIKEFSSGKLTRDEGCGMEELSHDKSPCIEELPAKAEEPEQQTIIRDQPQEGPMAEGLLHTADPKAQEPPWDLEFNVGQDLRCRSPTVGETARDSDLTLGQPTQDESPPKEDADVLHSNAPVAGLCQGSKTYRLSTLIFEGGEELQVSSGTHPIESGSLLCMAGRTGAVSQEHGDVVSGSCQDNDSYRKTSVASKIKMFEQREEDRRAAQEEQESMPEAGTAAEAMGKMHLAMPVTPVGPASSVGSSALGQGAGSGDTSQALSLKEDVSVDVEQEGEDSADLASPDSGCELTLAEAVSKSQEPSGEEKDLSDPSIKSSLKEENLKTAVPVVSQRAGLREGTEERAKPPRHRAPESDTGDEEQDQEKDSVFLKDNHLAIERKCSSITVSSTSSLEAEVDFTVIGDFHGTAFEDISRSLPELDKDKSETEDEGLVSFRDIDKVVPGLEEDVKGGEKVSQPRPDASQLESSAPKTDAVTIGQGLGMKKPEADGSAPHQVGTTDAAQVEGGTPGSRDTTATAHAGTTEPDHSTKAGKGAVPSTDLRSLSPITSSSAGKDVLTSIFSATAETLSTSTTTHVTKTVKGGFSETRIEKRIIITGDEDVDQDQALALAIKEAKLQHPDMLVTKAVVYRETEPSPEERDKKPQSSW from the exons ATGGTAGCGGAGGGGCTCTCAGGAACGATTGGTGACAAGGAAGAAAGTCCCAGAATGGTTCTTCAGATGGAAGAGATCGAGACCCAGTCGCCTTCATCAGCTGTGCCCGAGCATGGCCACCCTCACACCACTGCAGGGTCAGAGCGGGATAAACCCAGCTCTCCTGCCCCTGTGTCCTTTCCTCATCAGTCCAcccctgtccctgcagagccAGCCCCAGGCACTGAGACTGAGGCCAGAGATGTGTCCCAGGGCACCAGCCCTGGGAGAGTTGTGGCCATAGCCAGGGATGTGAACCCTGCAGCAGAGGTGGCAGGCAGAGAAGCAAGCCCTGTGGTAGGCAGAGGAGAACCCACGGATGTGAGCTCTGTATCAGAGGTGGCAATACCCTGGGGCACCAATCCTGAATCTGAAGAACAACCCCAAGATGCTGCATGGAAACCATGCCAAGATACAAGCCCTGTCACAAGAGGACTACCCCAAAACACAGATGCTGCACCAGAGCCCATCCAGGTCAGAGACCCAGCCACAGGGGAAGTAGCCCAGGACATTGATACTGTCACAACAAGGGCAACCCAGAGCAAAGTCCATGCTACAGAAGAGCCACTCCAGGAGGAGAAGCCCATGATAAAAGAGTTCTCATCAGGGAAGTTGACCAGAGATGAAGGCTGTGGGATGGAAGAATTGTCCCATGACAAAAGCCCTTGCATAGAAGAGCTGCCTGCCAAGGCAGAAGAACCAGAACAACAGACCATAATAAGAGACCAGCCTCAAGAGGGTCCCATGGCTGAAGGGCTGCTCCACACTGCAGATCCCAAAGCGCAGGAGCCACCCTGGGACTTGGAGTTTAATGTAGGACAAGATCTACGGTGCAGGAGCCCTACAGTAGGAGAAACTGCCAGGGACAGTGACCTTACCCTGGGGCAGCCAACACAGGATGAGTCCCCTCCCAAAGAAGATGCTGATGTCCTGCACTCCAACGCCCCTGTAGCAGGATTGTGTCAAGGAAGCAAGACCTACCGGCTCTCTACCTTGATCTTTGAAGGAGGGGAAGAGCTGCAAGTGAGCAGTGGGACACATCCAATAGAGTCGGGGTCGTTGCTGTGCATGGCTGGGAGGACAGGAGCTGTGTCCCAGGAGCATGGGGACGTGGTCTCGGGCAGCTGTCAGGACAACGACAGCTACAGGAAAACCTCCGTGGCCTCCAAGATTAAGATGTTTGAGCAAAGAGAAGAGGATCGAAGGGCAGCCCAGGAGGAGCAAGAGTCTATGCCTGAAGCTgggacagcagcagaagcaatgGGGAAGATGCATCTGGCAATGCCTGTGACTCCAGTGGGACCTGCATCCAGTGTGGGCTCATCAGCCCTTGGGCAAGGGGCTGGTTCAGGAGACACCTCCCAGGCTCTGTCTCTGAAGGAAGATGTTTCTGTTGACGtggagcaggaaggagaagacaGTGCTGACCTGGCCTCCCCCGACTCTGGCTGTGAACTCACACTGGCGGAAGCCGTG AGCAAATCTCAGGAACCaagtggggaagaaaaggatttATCTGACCCGTCAATAAAATCCAGCCTGAAAGAAGAGAATTTAAAGACTGCTGTTCCAGTGGTCTCCCAG AGAGCGGGCTTGAGGGAGGGCACAGAGGAGAGAGCTAAGCCACCGCGGCACAGGGCTCCCGAGAGCGACACCGGCGATgaggagcaggaccaggagaAGGACTCGGTCTTTCTGAAGGACAACCACTTGGCCATCGAGCGCAAGTGCTCCAGCATCACGGTCAGTTCAACCTCCAGCCTGGAAGCAGAGGTGGACTTCACAGTGATCGGTGACTTCCACGGCACAGCCTTTGAGGACATCTCCCGGAGCCTGCCTGAGCTGGACAAAGACAAGAGTGAAACGGAAGATGAAGGCCTGGTTTCCTTCCGGGACATTGACAAAGTAGTTCCAGGACTGGAAGAGGATGTCAAAGGCGGGGAGAAGGTCTCCCAGCCCAGGCCAGATGCCTCCCAGCTAGAG tcATCAGCCCCGAAAACTGATGCTGTGACCATCGGCCAGGGGCTGGGCATGAAGAAGCCTGAAGCAGATGGCTCTGCTCCCCACCAGGTTGGCACCACAGATGCAGCCCAG GTGGAAGGAGGCACCCCAGGCAGCAGGGACACTACAGCCACTGCTCACGCTGGCACCACAGAGCCA GATCACAGCACCAAGGCTGGGAAAGGGGCTGTTCCCTCAACAGATCTTCGCTCCCTCTCACCG atcaccagcagctctgctgggaaggACGTGCTCACCAGCATATTCAGTGCCACTGCGGAAACCCTCTCGACTTCCACCACTACCCACGTTACCAAG ACTGTGAAAGGAGGGTTTTCTGAGACCCGAATAGAGAAGCGCATCATTATCACAGGAGATGAAGATGTGGACCAGGACCAG GCACTGGCTTTAGCAATCAAAGAGGCAAAACTACAGCATCCTGACATGCTGGTAACCAAAGCTGTGGTATACAGAGAAACAGAACCTTCTCCAGAGGAACGGGACAAGAAACCTCAG AGCTCCTGGTAA
- the EPB41L1 gene encoding band 4.1-like protein 1 isoform X2 has protein sequence MVAEGLSGTIGDKEESPRMVLQMEEIETQSPSSAVPEHGHPHTTAGSERDKPSSPAPVSFPHQSTPVPAEPAPGTETEARDVSQGTSPGRVVAIARDVNPAAEVAGREASPVVGRGEPTDVSSVSEVAIPWGTNPESEEQPQDAAWKPCQDTSPVTRGLPQNTDAAPEPIQVRDPATGEVAQDIDTVTTRATQSKVHATEEPLQEEKPMIKEFSSGKLTRDEGCGMEELSHDKSPCIEELPAKAEEPEQQTIIRDQPQEGPMAEGLLHTADPKAQEPPWDLEFNVGQDLRCRSPTVGETARDSDLTLGQPTQDESPPKEDADVLHSNAPVAGLCQGSKTYRLSTLIFEGGEELQVSSGTHPIESGSLLCMAGRTGAVSQEHGDVVSGSCQDNDSYRKTSVASKIKMFEQREEDRRAAQEEQESMPEAGTAAEAMGKMHLAMPVTPVGPASSVGSSALGQGAGSGDTSQALSLKEDVSVDVEQEGEDSADLASPDSGCELTLAEAVSKSQEPSGEEKDLSDPSIKSSLKEENLKTAVPVVSQRAGLREGTEERAKPPRHRAPESDTGDEEQDQEKDSVFLKDNHLAIERKCSSITVSSTSSLEAEVDFTVIGDFHGTAFEDISRSLPELDKDKSETEDEGLVSFRDIDKVVPGLEEDVKGGEKVSQPRPDASQLESSAPKTDAVTIGQGLGMKKPEADGSAPHQVGTTDAAQVEGGTPGSRDTTATAHAGTTEPDHSTKAGKGAVPSTDLRSLSPITSSSAGKDVLTSIFSATAETLSTSTTTHVTKTVKGGFSETRIEKRIIITGDEDVDQDQALALAIKEAKLQHPDMLVTKAVVYRETEPSPEERDKKPQES, from the exons ATGGTAGCGGAGGGGCTCTCAGGAACGATTGGTGACAAGGAAGAAAGTCCCAGAATGGTTCTTCAGATGGAAGAGATCGAGACCCAGTCGCCTTCATCAGCTGTGCCCGAGCATGGCCACCCTCACACCACTGCAGGGTCAGAGCGGGATAAACCCAGCTCTCCTGCCCCTGTGTCCTTTCCTCATCAGTCCAcccctgtccctgcagagccAGCCCCAGGCACTGAGACTGAGGCCAGAGATGTGTCCCAGGGCACCAGCCCTGGGAGAGTTGTGGCCATAGCCAGGGATGTGAACCCTGCAGCAGAGGTGGCAGGCAGAGAAGCAAGCCCTGTGGTAGGCAGAGGAGAACCCACGGATGTGAGCTCTGTATCAGAGGTGGCAATACCCTGGGGCACCAATCCTGAATCTGAAGAACAACCCCAAGATGCTGCATGGAAACCATGCCAAGATACAAGCCCTGTCACAAGAGGACTACCCCAAAACACAGATGCTGCACCAGAGCCCATCCAGGTCAGAGACCCAGCCACAGGGGAAGTAGCCCAGGACATTGATACTGTCACAACAAGGGCAACCCAGAGCAAAGTCCATGCTACAGAAGAGCCACTCCAGGAGGAGAAGCCCATGATAAAAGAGTTCTCATCAGGGAAGTTGACCAGAGATGAAGGCTGTGGGATGGAAGAATTGTCCCATGACAAAAGCCCTTGCATAGAAGAGCTGCCTGCCAAGGCAGAAGAACCAGAACAACAGACCATAATAAGAGACCAGCCTCAAGAGGGTCCCATGGCTGAAGGGCTGCTCCACACTGCAGATCCCAAAGCGCAGGAGCCACCCTGGGACTTGGAGTTTAATGTAGGACAAGATCTACGGTGCAGGAGCCCTACAGTAGGAGAAACTGCCAGGGACAGTGACCTTACCCTGGGGCAGCCAACACAGGATGAGTCCCCTCCCAAAGAAGATGCTGATGTCCTGCACTCCAACGCCCCTGTAGCAGGATTGTGTCAAGGAAGCAAGACCTACCGGCTCTCTACCTTGATCTTTGAAGGAGGGGAAGAGCTGCAAGTGAGCAGTGGGACACATCCAATAGAGTCGGGGTCGTTGCTGTGCATGGCTGGGAGGACAGGAGCTGTGTCCCAGGAGCATGGGGACGTGGTCTCGGGCAGCTGTCAGGACAACGACAGCTACAGGAAAACCTCCGTGGCCTCCAAGATTAAGATGTTTGAGCAAAGAGAAGAGGATCGAAGGGCAGCCCAGGAGGAGCAAGAGTCTATGCCTGAAGCTgggacagcagcagaagcaatgGGGAAGATGCATCTGGCAATGCCTGTGACTCCAGTGGGACCTGCATCCAGTGTGGGCTCATCAGCCCTTGGGCAAGGGGCTGGTTCAGGAGACACCTCCCAGGCTCTGTCTCTGAAGGAAGATGTTTCTGTTGACGtggagcaggaaggagaagacaGTGCTGACCTGGCCTCCCCCGACTCTGGCTGTGAACTCACACTGGCGGAAGCCGTG AGCAAATCTCAGGAACCaagtggggaagaaaaggatttATCTGACCCGTCAATAAAATCCAGCCTGAAAGAAGAGAATTTAAAGACTGCTGTTCCAGTGGTCTCCCAG AGAGCGGGCTTGAGGGAGGGCACAGAGGAGAGAGCTAAGCCACCGCGGCACAGGGCTCCCGAGAGCGACACCGGCGATgaggagcaggaccaggagaAGGACTCGGTCTTTCTGAAGGACAACCACTTGGCCATCGAGCGCAAGTGCTCCAGCATCACGGTCAGTTCAACCTCCAGCCTGGAAGCAGAGGTGGACTTCACAGTGATCGGTGACTTCCACGGCACAGCCTTTGAGGACATCTCCCGGAGCCTGCCTGAGCTGGACAAAGACAAGAGTGAAACGGAAGATGAAGGCCTGGTTTCCTTCCGGGACATTGACAAAGTAGTTCCAGGACTGGAAGAGGATGTCAAAGGCGGGGAGAAGGTCTCCCAGCCCAGGCCAGATGCCTCCCAGCTAGAG tcATCAGCCCCGAAAACTGATGCTGTGACCATCGGCCAGGGGCTGGGCATGAAGAAGCCTGAAGCAGATGGCTCTGCTCCCCACCAGGTTGGCACCACAGATGCAGCCCAG GTGGAAGGAGGCACCCCAGGCAGCAGGGACACTACAGCCACTGCTCACGCTGGCACCACAGAGCCA GATCACAGCACCAAGGCTGGGAAAGGGGCTGTTCCCTCAACAGATCTTCGCTCCCTCTCACCG atcaccagcagctctgctgggaaggACGTGCTCACCAGCATATTCAGTGCCACTGCGGAAACCCTCTCGACTTCCACCACTACCCACGTTACCAAG ACTGTGAAAGGAGGGTTTTCTGAGACCCGAATAGAGAAGCGCATCATTATCACAGGAGATGAAGATGTGGACCAGGACCAG GCACTGGCTTTAGCAATCAAAGAGGCAAAACTACAGCATCCTGACATGCTGGTAACCAAAGCTGTGGTATACAGAGAAACAGAACCTTCTCCAGAGGAACGGGACAAGAAACCTCAG GAATCTTGA